TCATTCTGATAATAATAATGAGCCAGTAAGACAACAAAAAATACTCCGCTGGAAGCAAGCACAGACCCCTTCATCCCTGAGGTGTGAGCGAGTCCATAATAAAAAAAGGAATACTGTAGTCCTGTCTGCACTAGGCCAAGGATCAGCAGTTCAGCAATCAAATGCCGCTTTACTTTTATCGGCTGCCTTTGGAGTAAAATCACAATAAATAACAAAACGGCAGCCAGGAAAAACCTCATGCCGGCCAGGACAATTTGGGCAGAGAAGTCCTCCGGAAGCATACCAAGTTCGTCATAGCTGATTTTAAGTACGGGAAAGGCGCTTCCCCAGAGTACTGAACAAAATACGGCAATTGCCAGAACTCCATATTTGTTGGTAAGCAATTTAGCGGGTTGGTAATTAAAAATCTTATGTTTTAGAGTTTTCATCTATTTAAATATGATGCTGCATACCTGTGCAGAACCGCTGGCAACAATGGAATTAATTATCATTAGAATCCCGAAGGCCGGGAGACTCAGCACAAGAATCATTTTTTTCCTGTCCGGATTATCATAAATCAAGGTCCGGATAATTGCCGTTATCACTCCCAGGGTAACAAGAAAAACCGCTAGAAGACCTACAAATATATCCACGAAAACGGAATGTAACAACAGAACCAACAAATTAAGAACAACAAAATTTATGACCAGTATTTTGGAATAGACATTCATCCGGTTACCTCCCCGTATCACTATCTTGAGTCACAGAATTCGACAAATCTGTGGATATACCTTCTGCCAAATTTATAATCTCATATTGAGTTTTTCCCAGACCAATTTTTTCGGCATGGCTTATCTGGTTGTTATAGTCGTTATCAGGCCATAATTCCCTGAGAATATCTTTCCCTGCTTCTTGTTTCAGGATATCAGCTGCAGCCCGATCGACTGCAACAGGGTCATAAGAAGCAAGAATGCCAATATCCCGGGTAATCCTATCCTGAGCTTCATTCAAACAGTCACATTCCCTGGTTATATGTGTCAAAAAGGTGATATAACAGACTTTACCCTGCTTATTTTTAACCGCCCCTAAGGCATATTCCGCCATTTTTTCCTGAAGCATTCTGCTGGTGCCCCTGAACGAATGATTAATAGCCTCATGCCTGCAGGTTGCAATACACTCAGCACATCCATAGCATTTTTCCTTATCTATCCTGGCAACCCCATCATAAAGCCCGATGGCGTCTTTTGGACACCACTCCATACAGCTCATGCATCCTCTGCACTTATCAGCCGCCACCTCAGGTTTTACATCAGCATGCTGTACTTGTTTTCCGCTGCGGGGAGCAGCCCCCATAGCCACATTTTTTATAGCCGCTCCCATACCGCTGAGAATATGTCCGGTTACATGGCTCAACACGACCATCGATTCACTATGGAGAATGTCATTAGCTATTTTTACCGATTTTAGATGGATACCTTCAACAGCTATCTCCGAAAAGTTCTTCGACAGCAAACCATCGGCAATAATCACAGGAACACCCAGGTTTTCTATACTAAACCCATGCCTGTAAGCCTGCATCAGATGGTCAACGGAGTTCTGCCTCTGTCCCTTGTAAAGCGTATTTGTATCTGTGAGGAATGGCTTGGCTCCTGTAGCAGCTATCCTTTCCAACAGCGGCCTAATCCAAGCAGGTCTAATATGTCCGATATTGTTTTCCTCACCAAAATGGATTTTAACGGCAGTATATTCCCCCTCTTCAAACATATCCGGAAATCCCGCCGTTTCATAAAGCAAGAGTACTTTTTCGGCTACCGCGGCATCAGCCGCCATGTCTTCCAGCCTGCAAAACCAAACCTTACTCATTAATCACACCTCCGACCTTTCCATCACCTAACTCCGTGCTTATTGATAACCAATTTGCTATAAACTAATTCGGGAACAAAAAAATATCTCCTTCCGGAGAAATTTTTTTATGCCTGTCAGGCATCTCTCTATTGGAGCAGATGTCTTTTGGCAATAATGTTATAAGCTGTCCCGTCCGATACCTTGGGAAGGTAGTCAAACCCGTGATTCAGGAGTTCTTCTACAAGCCTGTCTGTACTTTGGGCATCCATGGTATCCACTATAATTGTGAGCTCCGCATCAGGCCCCAGCCTGGAAATGGTATCTTTAAGCTTATGCACCCCATCCTCATTGCCTATTCTTAAATCTAGAGTTATGTTCATCTTAAACCTCCGGTTTTTTAGCAGGTAGTATACCCTCTTACCAGAAAATTTATCCGGTGGCTAACGTCTTTTTCGTTTTCTGATAACAAGAAATAGGGCTGCAAATAGTCCGATAACTGCAAAAACAATGATATTGAACTCATGAAGGTGTTTCTGCAGCACATCCCACTTATCGGTAAAAATATACCCCAGGTACACCAAGGCAAGGTTCCATGGCAGCGAACCCAAAAATGAATAAAAGGAAAACTTGAAAAAATCCATTTTGGCTATTCCGGCCGGCAGAGAAATAAATGTCCTGACTGCCGGAAGCATTCTGGACAGGAAAACTGTGATTTCCCCGCGCCTGGCAAACCAATAATCGGCTTGGTTAAGATGCTTTTTGGACAAAAAAATGTACCTGCCATATCTGTCTATAAAAGCCCTGCCGCCATATCTGCCCACAGCGTATGCCAGCCAGCTTCCCGACAGGTTCGCTACAGATGCCACCAATGCAGCCTGCATTATACCGAGCTTTCCCTTGGCAGCCAGGTGACCGGCATATGGCATGACAATTTCACTGGGAATTGGAATACAGGCGCTTTCAAGGGTCATCATAACATATATCGCTAACAGTCTATATTGCTCAAGATCATTTTTTAGTATCTGCTCCAGCCACGAAAACATTTTTTACCTCCGCCCTTATAATATATACAGCTTTTATTGCATTTTTATTCGGGCCTTATTAGCATATTCATGTTTATTGGCCACTTTCGTGTTCATTAGCCACTTTAGTGCTGGGAAACACCAATGAAGCTATGACACTAAGGAGAATTATACTGAATATAATTACAACTGACATCACCAGGGGTATCTCTATATGGAAAAAAAGTATGCTCAGTTTAATCCCGGTGAAGGTTAGGATTACAGCTACGCCGTACTTGACAAAGCGAAATGCATTATGGACTCTTTCCAGAACAAAATAAAGATTCCTCAGTCCCAGTATGGCAAAAATATTTGATGCATACACAATAAAAGGGTCTGTTGTTATTGAAAATATCGCCGGTATTGAATCGATGGCAAATAAAACGTCTGACCCTTCAATAAGGACCAGAATTGCAAACAGGGGTGTTGCATGAAGAACACCGTTTATTTTGACAAAAAACTTTTCTCCGTCTAATTCCCGGGAAATGGGCATGATTTTACCCAAAATTCTAAGCAAAACGCTGTCGGAACGACATTCTTCAGCCTCTTTGGACAAAAACATTTTTATGCCGCTCAGAATCAGAATTACCCCAAAAATGTACAATACCCAGTGAAACCGGTTTACAATGGAAACCCCCAGAGCAATAAAAATCAGTCTAAGGACAACCGCCCCGATTATGCCCCAGTTGAGCACCCTTCTTTGATAAGTCGGCGCAATGCAGTAGCTTGAAAAAATGAGCAAAAACAGGAAGAGGTTGTCTAAACTAAGACTAAGCTCAATAATATACCCACCCAGAAATTCAAGCGCCTTTTGTTTGCCTAAGAAAAAGTAAACTCCAACGTTAAAGGAAAGCGCCAGGGCCATCCAAAACCCGACCCACCTAATAGCTTTTTTGATTGACATTTTGCCTGCCCCCTCTACAGCAATCATACCCCCGAGATGCAAAAACAAACCGCAAATAGTATGCAAAATTAAAAAACTCCACATCCACACATTTACGGCGGATGCAGAGTCTCACTAGACCTTTGGCCGGCAAAGCCGGGCTTACGCCGTACTGACGACTTTGCTTCCCGTGGTGAAACGGGCAGTTACTCCCTCTGTCCAACTAATATTTTATTCTATTAGGGACAAAGATTCAACATATATTTGTATAAACCTGTTAATTTCAGGCTGAAATCTTTTTGGCAAAGCCCTTTAACAACAGGGAATTAAGTACCACCGAAACAGAAGAAAATGCCATGGCCAGGCCAGCCCACTCAGGTGGCAGCAGTTTTCCCGTTAGTGGATAGAGAACTCCGGCAGCCACCGGAATACCAATCATATTATAAATCAGGGCCCAAAACAGATTCTGCTTTATTTTGACCAAGGTTTTGCGCCCCAGCCTGACAGCACGTTCTACATCCATAATATCGTTTTTGACCAGAACCACGTCACCGGTTTCCTTGGCCACATCTGTCCCTGAGCCAATGGCAATACCTATATCAGCCTGGGCCAGAGCAGGAGCGTCATTGATGCCATCACCCACCATGGCAACCTTGAGTCCCATCTCCTGATAGCGCTTGATATTTTCAATTTTATCCTGGGGCAGAACTTCTGCAACAACTTCATCGATACCAGCCTGTGCGCCGACAACTGAAGCCACCTTTTTATTGTCACCGGTAATCATAAAAGTCTTCAGACCCAGGTTATGAAGCCTTTTTACGGCCTCAGCCGCGTTTTCCTTGAGCACATCCGAAAGAGCGATAAGTCCCGCAATCCTGCCATCATAAGCCAAAAACATGGTTGTCTTCCCTGACTCTGCCAGTCTGCTAAAATCCCTGTCGGCAGCTTCTGTGTCAATATTGTGTTTCCGCATCAGTTTCAGATTGCCTATGAGCAGCTTTTTGCCCTCAAGGGTACAGATAATTCCATAACCGCTTTCTTCAGTGTAATCTTTAACCTCACTTATCTCTACATCATCCCGGTTAGCTTTAGCAACTACAGCCTGGGCCAAAGGATGAATTGAAGGCGCCTCACCGGCTGCTGCAATTTTCAATACTTGAGCTTCGCTATATGGTGGATAAGCTGCAATATCAGTTACTTCAGGGGCGCCCTTGGTAAGTGTCCCTGTTTTATCAAACCCAATAGCCTGCAAACCTGCAATACCTTCAAGCACAGCCGCAGATTTAAATAATATCCCCCTATTTAAGCCGACTCCACTGCCAACCATTATGGCTGTAGGAGTCGCCAATCCCAGGGCACACGGACAGGCAATTACGAGCACGGCTATAGTTGCCGTAAATGAGAAAACAAAATCGGCCTGCAGCAGAAAATACCACGTAACAAAGGTAACAACTCCAAGAGACACAACTGTAGGCACAAAATAATTTGAGATGGTATCTGCAAGGCGCTGAATGGGCGGTTTGACACCCTGAGCGTCCTCCACCATCTTAATAATCCCTGCCAAAACAGTATCCTTCCCGGTTTTTTCTATTTTAACTCTGATACTTCCTGACCTGTTAATTGTAGCCCCGATAACCTGGTCTCCCGGCCCCTTCTCTACCGGAATGGACTCTCCGGTGAGCATTGATTCATCTATACTTGCCTTGCCCTCGGTAATTTCGCCGTCAAGAGGGATCTTTTCCCCCGGTTTTACGATAACTGTATCTCCTGGCTGCACCTCAGATGCCGCAATTTCCCGTTCCACTCCGTCAACAAGAATACGCGCCCGGTCGGCCTGCAGTTCCAGAAGCTTTTTCAGGGCCTGTCCGGCCCTTCCCTTCGCCCTTGCCTCAAGAAACTTCCCAAAACGGATAAACATAATCAGCAGCATTGAGGTATCAAAAAAAGTAGGTCCATGAAAAAACACCTCCGGAAAGGTTGTCAGGACACTGTACCCGTAGGCCGAAGTTATCCCAATGGCCACCAGAACATCCATATTTGCAGACCTGTTCTTTAGGGAGTGGAAGGCACCCCGGTAAAAGGTCCAGCCAGCCGTAAACTGCACAACTGTGGCCATAACCAGGAGGGTGTACATTACTGTCGGCGTCATCTCTACAAGATACATCAGAGGCATCACCGGAAGCGCCAGGACTGCAGTGAATATCAGCCAGTTTCGCTCTCTCACTGTTGTCCGGTCATCTTCGCCGGCTCCATCTTTTTCTAGCGGAGTATAACCCGCATCCTTGACCCGGTCATATATTGAGTTAATATTTATCAGCTCAGGGTCATAGGCAACGGTTACCGACTCAGTGGCAAAGTTGACCGCAGCGTTGCTGACACCCGGAGCATTCCTGAGGGCCTTTTCTATGGAAAGGGCACAGTTAGCACAAGTCATGCCGCTTACTTTGAATTGCGTCTTGCCTTCATTTACTGCTGCTGTGTTTTGCAAATCAGACTCGTTATCCAATCCCGAAACCGGTTGTCTTTCATTACCGGAAACTTCTTTTTCCCCCACAGAATACCCAGCTTCTCTCACAGCATCTTTTACTTGGTCCAAATTGACCAATTCAGGGATGTATTTAAAAATTGCCTTAGATTCCTTCAGGTCAACTTGCACATCGGATATCCCGTTTAACCCTTCCAGGGCCTTTTCTACTCTTCTGACACAGTGCTGGCATGTCATCCCAGATACATCCAGCTCTATTTGTTTCATTTTCCTGCTGCTCATTGGTCTCACTCCCTCATACCCTTACCCGGTATGTTTTCTAAATTTTACCGCCTTTTTTATTTAAAGTCAACTTTATAAGGAAATACTTTCATTAAGTGTTTTTCCTGTTTTGCTTATTATGCACAATCCCCTTTTTTGTTATCAAGGCAATGGTTTTAATAGTAGTGCGTTTTTTTGCTAAAAGAGCTCAACGCATATATCCCATCATGTGCGGAACAATAAAAGAAATAATATTCTTTGGAGGAGATAATGTGGCAGAAAAAAAGAAAGAAGCACCTAAGGCCTCTTATGATGGGGTACACAATATGTATTCCGGTGTTTATGACACATATTCAGGAGTTCATGAGGATTATCCCGGTGTGGGTACAAATGGAGAGGCCGCAGAGACAGAAGAGCCTAATCCCACAGAAGAAACCGTTTGAAATTACGCTTCAAAAAACGGTTCTGCCATGAACAGCAGGTTTCCCGGCAGTTCCATGATATATTTTTCGGCCTGTTCCTTATCTTTGGGGAGTTGAGATATAATAACCGGATTTAGCTTCAGGCTGATGCCTTCATCTTCATCATAGTTAAAAAATGACCAATATTGCCCCTTCCCCTCCCGAACCACAAGTCTGCCGTTTTCCGTGGTACAGTTGAGCAGGTAACTGACGGCATCATTGCCACACCCGCCTTTGTCTATGATTACTTTCATGTTTTCCGACATGCCGATTATATCAACAGCATACTTACATGCCCTATAGCCCAGCAGGACACCAAAGCAGAGATGCCCGTGGTGCTCCATAAGGCCCCTGATTTCTTCAGGAAGATCTTTGTATTCCATCATTATCCTCCATTCTTCCAACCCTTTGTCTTCATTCAGGTTATTGTTTTATAATAACTTCTGTCCCTTCATTGACATACTCAAAAATTTCTTCGGCATCTTTTGAATAAAGTCCGATTGACCCTCCGGTCCAGGAATTGCCCATAAACGGCCCCCAACCGCCATGAATGGCTATGCCCCCGCCCATCTCGGTATCCTGTGGAGGGGTGACCCCTTTGTTTTCGGCATTTTCGATGGCCAGGAAGTCCTTGCTTGTTATCAGCCCCTGGTGTAAACCCTTTAGGGCATATTTTCTGTTGGGGTAATTCAACATCATTAGCCGTGAACCATAAAAACGTTTAGGGGGAGAATAACTGTCCTTTTCCGTGATTTTGAACTCCCCCAGGGGTGTTTTGCCATCCCCGGCCTTCTCCTTATCTGCCAGAGGGTGTTTTCCCAGAGAGACCGGATATTTTTTCAGGACATCATTACCGGCATACAAAACCAATAAATACTCCGATTTAATTATTTCGACCCGGATGCCGGCATCCGGCACTGCCGCCAGGCCCTTTTCAGCTGCAATCGTGGTTACCGGCTTGTGAGGCTCCCCGGTTACTGTATCTTTTATAAAAGGGGACAACAGGGTTCCCTGGTAAGCCCATAAATTATATGCACTAATCACCAGAACAATTCCGGCCAGAGTAGATATAATTATTTTCTTCAGCCT
This DNA window, taken from Phosphitispora fastidiosa, encodes the following:
- a CDS encoding DUF362 domain-containing protein, with translation MSKVWFCRLEDMAADAAVAEKVLLLYETAGFPDMFEEGEYTAVKIHFGEENNIGHIRPAWIRPLLERIAATGAKPFLTDTNTLYKGQRQNSVDHLMQAYRHGFSIENLGVPVIIADGLLSKNFSEIAVEGIHLKSVKIANDILHSESMVVLSHVTGHILSGMGAAIKNVAMGAAPRSGKQVQHADVKPEVAADKCRGCMSCMEWCPKDAIGLYDGVARIDKEKCYGCAECIATCRHEAINHSFRGTSRMLQEKMAEYALGAVKNKQGKVCYITFLTHITRECDCLNEAQDRITRDIGILASYDPVAVDRAAADILKQEAGKDILRELWPDNDYNNQISHAEKIGLGKTQYEIINLAEGISTDLSNSVTQDSDTGR
- a CDS encoding DedA family protein, producing the protein MFSWLEQILKNDLEQYRLLAIYVMMTLESACIPIPSEIVMPYAGHLAAKGKLGIMQAALVASVANLSGSWLAYAVGRYGGRAFIDRYGRYIFLSKKHLNQADYWFARRGEITVFLSRMLPAVRTFISLPAGIAKMDFFKFSFYSFLGSLPWNLALVYLGYIFTDKWDVLQKHLHEFNIIVFAVIGLFAALFLVIRKRKRR
- a CDS encoding TerC/Alx family metal homeostasis membrane protein yields the protein MWSFLILHTICGLFLHLGGMIAVEGAGKMSIKKAIRWVGFWMALALSFNVGVYFFLGKQKALEFLGGYIIELSLSLDNLFLFLLIFSSYCIAPTYQRRVLNWGIIGAVVLRLIFIALGVSIVNRFHWVLYIFGVILILSGIKMFLSKEAEECRSDSVLLRILGKIMPISRELDGEKFFVKINGVLHATPLFAILVLIEGSDVLFAIDSIPAIFSITTDPFIVYASNIFAILGLRNLYFVLERVHNAFRFVKYGVAVILTFTGIKLSILFFHIEIPLVMSVVIIFSIILLSVIASLVFPSTKVANEHESGQ
- a CDS encoding heavy metal translocating P-type ATPase: MSSRKMKQIELDVSGMTCQHCVRRVEKALEGLNGISDVQVDLKESKAIFKYIPELVNLDQVKDAVREAGYSVGEKEVSGNERQPVSGLDNESDLQNTAAVNEGKTQFKVSGMTCANCALSIEKALRNAPGVSNAAVNFATESVTVAYDPELININSIYDRVKDAGYTPLEKDGAGEDDRTTVRERNWLIFTAVLALPVMPLMYLVEMTPTVMYTLLVMATVVQFTAGWTFYRGAFHSLKNRSANMDVLVAIGITSAYGYSVLTTFPEVFFHGPTFFDTSMLLIMFIRFGKFLEARAKGRAGQALKKLLELQADRARILVDGVEREIAASEVQPGDTVIVKPGEKIPLDGEITEGKASIDESMLTGESIPVEKGPGDQVIGATINRSGSIRVKIEKTGKDTVLAGIIKMVEDAQGVKPPIQRLADTISNYFVPTVVSLGVVTFVTWYFLLQADFVFSFTATIAVLVIACPCALGLATPTAIMVGSGVGLNRGILFKSAAVLEGIAGLQAIGFDKTGTLTKGAPEVTDIAAYPPYSEAQVLKIAAAGEAPSIHPLAQAVVAKANRDDVEISEVKDYTEESGYGIICTLEGKKLLIGNLKLMRKHNIDTEAADRDFSRLAESGKTTMFLAYDGRIAGLIALSDVLKENAAEAVKRLHNLGLKTFMITGDNKKVASVVGAQAGIDEVVAEVLPQDKIENIKRYQEMGLKVAMVGDGINDAPALAQADIGIAIGSGTDVAKETGDVVLVKNDIMDVERAVRLGRKTLVKIKQNLFWALIYNMIGIPVAAGVLYPLTGKLLPPEWAGLAMAFSSVSVVLNSLLLKGFAKKISA
- a CDS encoding formylmethanofuran dehydrogenase subunit E family protein — protein: MMEYKDLPEEIRGLMEHHGHLCFGVLLGYRACKYAVDIIGMSENMKVIIDKGGCGNDAVSYLLNCTTENGRLVVREGKGQYWSFFNYDEDEGISLKLNPVIISQLPKDKEQAEKYIMELPGNLLFMAEPFFEA
- a CDS encoding L,D-transpeptidase family protein — its product is MSKNRLKKIIISTLAGIVLVISAYNLWAYQGTLLSPFIKDTVTGEPHKPVTTIAAEKGLAAVPDAGIRVEIIKSEYLLVLYAGNDVLKKYPVSLGKHPLADKEKAGDGKTPLGEFKITEKDSYSPPKRFYGSRLMMLNYPNRKYALKGLHQGLITSKDFLAIENAENKGVTPPQDTEMGGGIAIHGGWGPFMGNSWTGGSIGLYSKDAEEIFEYVNEGTEVIIKQ